The following proteins are co-located in the Triticum aestivum cultivar Chinese Spring chromosome 1A, IWGSC CS RefSeq v2.1, whole genome shotgun sequence genome:
- the LOC123050250 gene encoding uncharacterized protein translates to MDKFVCPIDGKSSKEEALKQLSMNEALFKERRGQCSPYVARWVYSHGIPFNALDNDEFCQMCEAIGKFGPGYEPPTQYELREKLLSDEYARTKSLLDEREKEKIKLGCTIMTDAWTDMKRRSIMNLCMHCSGGTSFLKSKETSDVSHTSEVIFQLVDSAIEEVGAEHVMQVVTDNASNNMGAKKMLLEKRSKIF, encoded by the exons ATGGACAAGTTTGTGTGTCCTATTGATGGTAAATCAAGCAAAGAGGAAGCCTTGAAGCAGCTAAGTATGAATGAAGCACTATTCAAGGAGAGAAGAGGTCAATGTTCACCATATGTTGCTAGATGGGTGTATTCACATG GCATACCATTTAATGCTCTTGACAATGATGAGTTTTGTCAAATGTGTGAGGCCATAGGCAAATTTGGTCCTGGATATGAGCCTCCTACTCAATATGAGCTTAGGGAGAAGTTGTTGAGTGATGAATATGCAAGGACCAAGAGTTTGTTAGATGAACGTGAGAAGGAGAAGATAAAGCTTGGGTGCACCATCATGACAGATGCATGGACGGACATGAAGAGGAGGAGCATAATGAATTTGTGCATGCATTGCAGTGGGGGGACAAGTTTTCTCAAATCAAAGGAAACATCTGATGTGTCACATACAAGTGAAGTCATATTTCAGCTAGTGGACAGCGCAATTGAGGAGGTAGGGGCGGAGCATGTGATGCAAGTGGTGACGGACAATGCTTCCAATAACATGGGAGCCAAGAAAATGTTGCTTGAGAAGAGGTCGAAGATCTTTTGA
- the LOC123050259 gene encoding uncharacterized protein, producing the protein MAMRILSLTSSSSGCERNWSAFESIHTKRRNRLTTERCNNLVFIRFNNRMLSRKQKLLEKKKWDVLISTDATEAQGFLFEGGDDYASVVYLDEEDGDVHPGTGISWDLLGEAMGAQEQLQLRRSARVRDLEEEEFESDHDDEEIVDEDEIEYEDD; encoded by the exons ATGGCTATGAGAATCCTCTCTCTGACCTCTAGCTCTTCTGGTTGTGAAAGAAACTGGAGTGCATTTGAATCG ATACATACCAAGAGAAGAAATAGGCTCACAACGGAGCGATGCAACAATTTGGTCTTCATAAGGTTCAACAATAGGATGTTGTCTAGGAAACAAAAGCTCCTAGAGAAGAAGAAATGGGATGTGCTCATTAGCACCGATGCTACCGAAGCTCAAGGATTTCTATTTGAAGGAGGGGATGATTATGCAAGCGTTGTTTATCTTGATGAGGAGGATGGAGATGTTCATCCGGGTACGGGGATATCATGGGATCTACTTGGTGAAGCAATGGGAGCACAAGAGCAACTCCAACTTCGGAGGAGTGCAAGAGTGAGAGACCTTGAGGAGGAGGAGTTTGAATCCGATCATGATGATGAGGAGATAGTGGATGAAGATGAGATTGAGTATGAGGATGATTGA